One Burkholderia sp. WP9 genomic window, GGCATCGGCGCGAAACTTCGCGGCATGCGTGGCCCACTCGCCGCGCGCCGCGCGCCGTTCGAGCAGCCGCGCGCTATCCAGCGCGATATCGGCCAGACGCAGATAGACGGCACGCAGCGTCGAGCGACTCGTGCCGAACGGATGAATGCGCCAGACCGTCAGACTCAGCGCGACAGCGAACAGGCAGCCGACCAGGTAGATACCGAGAAACGCCATACCTTGCCGCACATCATGCATCGGCCGGTCGACCATCACGACGCACGCGGTCGCCACGAGAATCGTCACCTGCGACGTGGCCGCGCCCCAGATCCGGCCGAACGCGCCGAGGCTCGTGAACAGCAGCACCGCGAGCGCGGCGACCACCGTTCCCTCTGCGGACGCGAAAGAGGTCAAGCCACCGCACAGCGTGGACAGCACCGCGAAGCCCATCATCGATGCAAAGCGGGCGCGGTTGGAGCCGGCGGCATCGGCGAGACAGGTCCAGAAGGCGCCAATGGCGGCCCACGCGAACATCGGTTCATGCAGCACATTGCCGAGCGCGAGCATGGCCGTGGATGCGCAAGCCGCTCTCAAGCCTTCCGACAGACTGGCCTCGCTCGTCGAGAACGACACCATCCAGACCGGCCGCTTGCGGTAGATCGCGCTCGCGACGGCATACAGCCAGTTCGACCAGCGCTGCGAAGACGACGACGGGTTGGACTTGCGATTCAGCATCCGGACGGTGGGCTCAGAAGAACAGGGATTGGCGCCGCATCAGCGCATCGAGAAAAGCCGGCGCAACAAGGTCAGCACGGGCGGCTGCTCCATGATAAGGGTTTACCCCTAATTATAAAAATGCATTCGGTTCATCCAATCGATGCGCTGCGTCTATGCGCCCTTTCTAAAGACTATGTAACGCGCCGCCCTCCCGCTTCGACTTGCAAATGAAAAAACCGCGCGGCCCTTGCAGGCTCGCGCGGTTTTTTGCCCACCAAACGTAACGCAGCTTACTTCTTGTAGTTCGCCGCGCCTTCGGTGATTTCCTTGTGCGCGGCGTCGATATCCGCCCAGCCTTCGACCTTCACCCACTTGCCCTTCTCCAGCGCCTTGTATTGCTCGAAGAAGTGCTTGATCTGATCTTTCAGGTACGACGGAACGTCGTCGATCGACTTCAGGTTGGCGGTCATCGGGCAGACCTTGTCGTGCGGGACGGCAACCAGCTTCGCGTCCACGCCGGATTCGTCGGTCATTTGCAGCATGCCGAGTGCGCGGGCACGCACCACGGAGCCAGCCAGCAGCGGGAACGGCGTGATCACCAGCACGTCGACCGGGTCGCCGTCGCCCGACAGCGTTTGCGGAATGTAGCCGTAGTTAGCCGGATAGCGCATGCCCGTGCTGATGAAACGATCGACGTGGAGCAGACCCGTTTCCTTGTCGGCTTCGTACTTCACCGGATCGCTTTGCGCCGGGATTTCGATGATGACGTTGAAATCTTGCGGAAGGTCTTTGCCTGCGGGGACGTTATTGAAGCTCATGAGCGCTCTCTGGTCGGGATGGAATTCGGAACACGGCGTGCGGCGCGCTTGCTCGAAGGGGATGCAACGTGAAACTCGCCTCGAGCAGCGGCGCTGCGGCCGGACAGTGCTTAATACGCCATTATAGCCAATCACCTAATGGCATCCCTCGTATCATCGGGGTGATAATCGTCGGGCGTCTCTCGATTGTGCCTCTCGTTTGTGAACACCACGTCACCGCCGCGCGGTGCTCGTGACATCTCAAGGAGCCTGCATGGAAGAAGCCCGGCATTTCATCGGCGGCGAATGGTCCGCCGCATCAGGCGGCGAGACGATCGCCGTACTCGATCCCTCTGACGGCCAACCCTTTACCCAACTCGCACGCGGCACCGCGGCGGATATCGACGCTGCCGTGCACGCCGCGCGCCGCGCGTTCGAAGGCCCTTGGGGCCAAGCCAGCGCCGCCGAACGCGGCCGCATTCTGTACCGGCTTTCCATGCTGGTCGCCGCGCGCCAGGAGGAACTCGCCCAACTCGAAGCTCGCGACACCGGCAAGCCGCTCAAGCAGGCGCGCGGCGATTCCGCCGCCCTCGCCCGCTATTTCGAGTTTTACGCCGGCGCGGCGGACAAGCTGCATGGCGAAACGCTGCCTTACCAGACCGGCTATACGGTGCTGACCATTCGCGAGCCGCACGGCGTGACCGGCCATATCGTGCCGTGGAATTACCCCATGCAGATTTTCGGGCGCAGCGTGGGCGCGGCGCTCGCCGCCGGCAATGCGTGCGTCGTCAAACCGGCCGAAGATGCGTGCCTGTCCGTGCTGCGCGTCGCCGAACTCGCCGCCGAGGCGGGTTTACGCGCCGGCGCGCTGAATATCGTCACCGGCTACGGCCATGAAGCCGGCGCGGCGCTCGCGCGTCATCCGGGCATCGATCACATTTCGTTCACCGGCTCGCCGGATACCGGCAAGCTCGTCACGCAAATGGCCGCCGAGAATCACGTGCCGGTCACGCTGGAACTCGGCGGCAAATCGCCGCAAATCGTTTTCGCCGATGCGGACCTCGACGCCGCGCTGCCCGTGCTGGTGTCGGCGATCGTGCAAAACGCCGGGCAGACCTGCTCGGCGGGTAGCCGCGTGCTGATCGACCGGGCCATTTACGAGCCTTTGCTCGACCGGCTGAGCAGCGCGTTTCACGCGTTGCGCGTCGGCCCTTCGCAGGCCGACCTCGACTGCGGGCCGCTGATCAGCGCGAAACAGCAGCGTCGCGTGTGGGATTTCCTCAACGATGCGCAACACGACGGCATCGCCATGGCGGCGCACGGCGAGGTGATTCCCGAAGCGCCGGAAGCGGGCTTCTATCAGGCGCCCACGCTGTTGCGCGACGTGCCCGCGAGCCACCGCCTCGCGCGCGACGAAGTCTTCGGACCGGTGCTGGCCGCCATGTCGTTCAGCGATGAAGACGAAGCTTTGAACCTCGCCAACGGCACGCCATTCGGTCTGGTGGCCGGTATCTGGACGCGCGACGGCGCACGGCAGATGCGGCTCGCGCGCCGCCTGCGCTCCGGCCAGGTGTTCATCAACAACTATGGCGCGGGCGGCGGCGTGGAATTGCCGTTCGGCGGCGTCAAGCATTCGGGCCACGGACGCGAAAAAGGCTTCGAAGCGCTCTATGGGTTCACCGTGCTGAAGACCATTGCCATCCGGCACGGTTAGCGGGCGCGGCACGCACTGGCATCACCATCCACAACGAACAACGGAGACATCATGCGGTTGACAGGTAAAACAGCCATCGTCACAGGTGGCGGCTCGGGTTTCGGTGAAGGCATTGCGAAGACCTACGCGCGCGAAGGCGCGAACGTGGTGGTCAACGATCTGAACGGCCCGGCCGCCGAGCGCGTGGCGAGCGAAATCGCGCTGGCCGGCGGCAAGGCGATCGCAGTGGCGGGCAACGTCGCCCAGCGCGAGGACTGGCAGACGCTGCGCGCGGCCGCGCTCGAAGACTTCGGCAGCGTGCAGATCGTCGTCAACAACGCCGGCACCACGCATCGCAACAAGCCGGTGATGGAAGTCACGGAAGCCGAATTCGACCGCGTCTACGCGGTGAACGTGAAAAGCATCTACTGGAGCGTGCAGGAATTCGTGCCGTATTTCCGCGAGCAAGGCGGCGGCTGCTTCATCAATATTGCGTCCACGGCGGGTGTGCGGCCGCGCCCCGGGCTCGTCTGGTACAACGGTAGCAAAGGCGCGGTGATTATCGCGAGCAAGTCGCTGGCGGTCGAGCTGGGTCCGGACCGGATTCGGGTGAACTGCGTGAATCCGGTGATCGGCGAGACGGCGCTGCTGTCCGAATTCATGGGCGTGGAAGATACGCCGGAAAATCGCCAGCGCTTTCTCGCCGGCATTCCGCTCGGGCGTTTCTCGACGCCGCAGGATATTG contains:
- the ppa gene encoding inorganic diphosphatase encodes the protein MSFNNVPAGKDLPQDFNVIIEIPAQSDPVKYEADKETGLLHVDRFISTGMRYPANYGYIPQTLSGDGDPVDVLVITPFPLLAGSVVRARALGMLQMTDESGVDAKLVAVPHDKVCPMTANLKSIDDVPSYLKDQIKHFFEQYKALEKGKWVKVEGWADIDAAHKEITEGAANYKK
- a CDS encoding aldehyde dehydrogenase family protein; amino-acid sequence: MEEARHFIGGEWSAASGGETIAVLDPSDGQPFTQLARGTAADIDAAVHAARRAFEGPWGQASAAERGRILYRLSMLVAARQEELAQLEARDTGKPLKQARGDSAALARYFEFYAGAADKLHGETLPYQTGYTVLTIREPHGVTGHIVPWNYPMQIFGRSVGAALAAGNACVVKPAEDACLSVLRVAELAAEAGLRAGALNIVTGYGHEAGAALARHPGIDHISFTGSPDTGKLVTQMAAENHVPVTLELGGKSPQIVFADADLDAALPVLVSAIVQNAGQTCSAGSRVLIDRAIYEPLLDRLSSAFHALRVGPSQADLDCGPLISAKQQRRVWDFLNDAQHDGIAMAAHGEVIPEAPEAGFYQAPTLLRDVPASHRLARDEVFGPVLAAMSFSDEDEALNLANGTPFGLVAGIWTRDGARQMRLARRLRSGQVFINNYGAGGGVELPFGGVKHSGHGREKGFEALYGFTVLKTIAIRHG
- a CDS encoding SDR family oxidoreductase, whose amino-acid sequence is MRLTGKTAIVTGGGSGFGEGIAKTYAREGANVVVNDLNGPAAERVASEIALAGGKAIAVAGNVAQREDWQTLRAAALEDFGSVQIVVNNAGTTHRNKPVMEVTEAEFDRVYAVNVKSIYWSVQEFVPYFREQGGGCFINIASTAGVRPRPGLVWYNGSKGAVIIASKSLAVELGPDRIRVNCVNPVIGETALLSEFMGVEDTPENRQRFLAGIPLGRFSTPQDIANAALYLASDEAEFITGVCLEVDGGRCV